The Mangrovibacterium diazotrophicum DNA window TATCAAAGCCATCCTTCCCGTTTCCTTTGAACGAGAAATGCGGAATCTCTTTCACCTCATCCTCTTCAGCTTTCTTCTTTTTCTTCTCCTTTTCTTTGGGTTTCTCAAAAGCCAACTCGACCGTATCTGTCTTCATCACGAAATTTTTCATGCTATCCAAAACCTCGTAATTCAGCTGAAATTTCAACGTATCCATCCGGCTGATCGTTGTATCCTTGATCCACAGATTCAAGCTATCACGCTTAGCAGAAAACTCGAACAGCGCCCAATCGGACGTTGGCTCAGGCTGCAACAAGCGAACCGAAAAAGAATCAGTTACCGCTTCATCAAAACGGAAGAAACACAGATTGGCGCGCTCCCGTTTAGATTCTTCCAGGTACTGCTCGTAGGAATCTTCCTGGAACAACAAAAGGTAATGCGCTTTCATATCGTACTGGTGCCCCGCGTGATCGTGCTCTTCGCCTCCTTCCTTTTCATGCTCCTCCGCCTCTTCTTCCAGGTGGCGGGATAAGGTTGAATCGGGAACCAGTGGCGCATCCGGAACGATCAGCGAATCGGCAAAAGCGATAAGCTCGGCAGTAGAATTGTAAGTCAAACTGTTGTCAGCATCCTGAACGGCATACAAACGATAGTTGCCCGGTGCCACGTTGGAAATCATATAAAAACCCTCCTCGTCAGTTTTACCAATGTAATCCGGAACGCTATCCCGAAAAGCACCGATACTGTCCATGGAATGCAGTAAAACCAGAACGTCAGCTACCGGTTCCATGTTTTCGGCCATGCGTACATAACCGCCCACAACCAGGCTGTCAAATCCTGCTCCGTTACTAAACGAGAAACGATAATCCTCTAACGGGTTGCTTTCATTATTGTCTTTAATGGAACTGCGGAAATCGAGTGAATAGGTTTTGTCGGGTTGCAACTGGTCTCCAAAATCTACAATCAAGGTTTTTGATTTGGTTTTGACAACCGGCTTCTTCTTCAACGGAGGCGACACAACCAGCTCCGAGGAAACATCGGTAGACACGATAAACTCGTCAAAGGTTAGGCTGACGGTTTTCCCCTTGTAGTTTCGGGCATCGGGCTCGGGTACTGTTTTAACCACAACCGGCGGAATGGAATCTTTGTCCCCTCCGGTCGGCATTCCCGGGTTTGCACAGGAAGTGGTAAAAATC harbors:
- a CDS encoding Ig-like domain-containing domain, encoding MRKYFLTMVLGYLAYLIFTTSCANPGMPTGGDKDSIPPVVVKTVPEPDARNYKGKTVSLTFDEFIVSTDVSSELVVSPPLKKKPVVKTKSKTLIVDFGDQLQPDKTYSLDFRSSIKDNNESNPLEDYRFSFSNGAGFDSLVVGGYVRMAENMEPVADVLVLLHSMDSIGAFRDSVPDYIGKTDEEGFYMISNVAPGNYRLYAVQDADNSLTYNSTAELIAFADSLIVPDAPLVPDSTLSRHLEEEAEEHEKEGGEEHDHAGHQYDMKAHYLLLFQEDSYEQYLEESKRERANLCFFRFDEAVTDSFSVRLLQPEPTSDWALFEFSAKRDSLNLWIKDTTISRMDTLKFQLNYEVLDSMKNFVMKTDTVELAFEKPKEKEKKKKKAEEDEVKEIPHFSFKGNGKDGFDIYSRLTLDVPEPLEKFDYTMIHLTHKVDTVEQDVQFTVEPDSVNLRRYRIIYPWEFQEEYTLIIDSAAATSIGGYPSNKFGQKLKVRDEGYYAKIILSMANLGGPSVVQMVKNTDKEEVVQQISIASDGEIEFPYLNPDKFKIRLFIDRNQNGRWDTGNLDKGIQPERVVYFPKIIKTRSNFEVRETWNLPDDLQFKKDLIDEDQPENDKDKKGKSGPSNKRSGSGGSR